Proteins from one Phocoena phocoena chromosome 7, mPhoPho1.1, whole genome shotgun sequence genomic window:
- the LOC136125326 gene encoding gamma-crystallin B isoform X2, whose product MGKITFYEDRGFQGRCYECSSDCPNLQPYFSRCNSIRVDSGCWMLYERPNYQGHQYFLRRGDYPDYQQWMGFNDSVRSCRLIPTHSGTFRMRIYERDDFRGQMSEITDDCLSLQDRFHLNEIHSLNVLEGSWVLYELPNYRGRQYLLRPGEYRRYLDWGAMNAKAGSLRRVTDFY is encoded by the exons ATGGGAAAG ATCACCTTCTACGAGGACCGGGGCTTCCAGGGCCGCTGCTACGAGTGCAGCAGCGACTGCCCCAACCTGCAGCCCTACTTCAGCCGCTGCAACTCCATCCGGGTGGACAGCGGCTGCTGGATGCTCTATGAGCGCCCCAACTACCAGGGCCACCAGTACTTCCTGCGGCGCGGCGACTACCCCGACTACCAGCAGTGGATGGGCTTCAACGACTCCGTCCGCTCCTGCCGCCTCATCCCCACA CACTCCGGCACTTTCAGAATGAGAATCTATGAGAGAGATGACTTCAGAGGACAAATGTCAGAGATCACAGACGATTGTCTCTCTCTTCAGGACCGCTTCCACCTCAATGAGATCCACTCCCTCAATGTGCTGGAGGGCTCCTGGGTCCTTTACGAGCTGCCCAACTACAGGGGAAGGCAGTACCTCCTGAGGCCAGGGGAGTACAGGAGATATCTTGACTGGGGGGCGATGAATGCCAAAGCTGGTTCTCTAAGACGGGTGACagatttttactga
- the LOC136125338 gene encoding gamma-crystallin B-like isoform X2 — protein sequence MGKITFYEDRGFQGRCYECSSDCPNLQPYFSRCNSIRVDSGCWMLYERPNYQGHQYFLRRGDYPDYQQWMGFNDSVRSCRLIPTHSGTFRMRIYERDDFRGQMSEIADDCLSLQDRFHLNEIHSLNVLEGSWVLYELPNYRGRQYLLRPGEYRRYLDWGAMNAKAGSLRRVTDFY from the exons ATGGGGAAG ATCACCTTCTACGAGGACCGGGGCTTCCAGGGCCGCTGCTACGAGTGCAGCAGCGACTGCCCCAACCTGCAGCCCTACTTCAGCCGCTGCAACTCCATCCGGGTGGACAGCGGCTGCTGGATGCTCTATGAGCGCCCCAACTACCAGGGCCACCAGTACTTCCTGCGGCGAGGCGACTACCCCGACTACCAGCAGTGGATGGGCTTCAACGACTCCGTCCGCTCCTGCCGTCTCATCCCCACA CACTCCGGCACTTTCAGAATGAGAATCTATGAGAGAGATGACTTCAGAGGACAAATGTCAGAGATCGCAGACGATTGTCTCTCTCTTCAGGACCGCTTCCACCTCAATGAGATCCACTCCCTCAATGTGCTGGAGGGCTCCTGGGTCCTTTACGAGCTGCCCAACTACAGGGGAAGGCAGTACCTCCTGAGGCCAGGGGAGTACAGGAGATATCTTGACTGGGGGGCGATGAATGCCAAAGCTGGTTCTCTAAGACGGGTGACagatttttactga
- the LOC136125338 gene encoding gamma-crystallin B-like isoform X1, translated as MGKITFYEDRGFQGRCYECSSDCPNLQPYFSRCNSIRVDSGCWMLYERPNYQGHQYFLRRGDYPDYQQWMGFNDSVRSCRLIPTVSHSGTFRMRIYERDDFRGQMSEIADDCLSLQDRFHLNEIHSLNVLEGSWVLYELPNYRGRQYLLRPGEYRRYLDWGAMNAKAGSLRRVTDFY; from the exons ATGGGGAAG ATCACCTTCTACGAGGACCGGGGCTTCCAGGGCCGCTGCTACGAGTGCAGCAGCGACTGCCCCAACCTGCAGCCCTACTTCAGCCGCTGCAACTCCATCCGGGTGGACAGCGGCTGCTGGATGCTCTATGAGCGCCCCAACTACCAGGGCCACCAGTACTTCCTGCGGCGAGGCGACTACCCCGACTACCAGCAGTGGATGGGCTTCAACGACTCCGTCCGCTCCTGCCGTCTCATCCCCACAGTGAGT CACTCCGGCACTTTCAGAATGAGAATCTATGAGAGAGATGACTTCAGAGGACAAATGTCAGAGATCGCAGACGATTGTCTCTCTCTTCAGGACCGCTTCCACCTCAATGAGATCCACTCCCTCAATGTGCTGGAGGGCTCCTGGGTCCTTTACGAGCTGCCCAACTACAGGGGAAGGCAGTACCTCCTGAGGCCAGGGGAGTACAGGAGATATCTTGACTGGGGGGCGATGAATGCCAAAGCTGGTTCTCTAAGACGGGTGACagatttttactga
- the LOC136125338 gene encoding gamma-crystallin B-like isoform X3 encodes MGKITFYEDRGFQGRCYECSSDCPNLQPYFSRCNSIRVDSGCWMLYERPNYQGHQYFLRRGDYPDYQQWMGFNDSVRSCRLIPTVSSHRMRIYERDDFRGQMSEIADDCLSLQDRFHLNEIHSLNVLEGSWVLYELPNYRGRQYLLRPGEYRRYLDWGAMNAKAGSLRRVTDFY; translated from the exons ATGGGGAAG ATCACCTTCTACGAGGACCGGGGCTTCCAGGGCCGCTGCTACGAGTGCAGCAGCGACTGCCCCAACCTGCAGCCCTACTTCAGCCGCTGCAACTCCATCCGGGTGGACAGCGGCTGCTGGATGCTCTATGAGCGCCCCAACTACCAGGGCCACCAGTACTTCCTGCGGCGAGGCGACTACCCCGACTACCAGCAGTGGATGGGCTTCAACGACTCCGTCCGCTCCTGCCGTCTCATCCCCACAGTGAGT TCACATAG AATGAGAATCTATGAGAGAGATGACTTCAGAGGACAAATGTCAGAGATCGCAGACGATTGTCTCTCTCTTCAGGACCGCTTCCACCTCAATGAGATCCACTCCCTCAATGTGCTGGAGGGCTCCTGGGTCCTTTACGAGCTGCCCAACTACAGGGGAAGGCAGTACCTCCTGAGGCCAGGGGAGTACAGGAGATATCTTGACTGGGGGGCGATGAATGCCAAAGCTGGTTCTCTAAGACGGGTGACagatttttactga
- the LOC136125476 gene encoding gamma-crystallin C isoform X2, with the protein MGKITFYEDRGFQGRCYECSSDCPNLQPYFSRCNSIRVDSGCWMLYERPNYQGHQYFLRRGDYPDYQQWMGFNDSIRSCCLIPQTSSHRLRLYEREDHKGLMVELSEDCSCIQDRFHLNEVRSLHVLEGCWVLYEMPNYCGRQYLLRPQEYRRYHDWGAMDAKAGSLRRVVDLY; encoded by the exons ATGGGGAAG ATCACCTTCTACGAGGACCGGGGCTTCCAGGGCCGCTGCTACGAGTGCAGCAGCGACTGCCCCAACCTGCAGCCCTACTTCAGCCGCTGCAACTCCATCCGGGTGGACAGCGGCTGCTGGATGCTCTATGAGCGCCCCAACTACCAGGGCCACCAGTACTTCCTGCGGCGAGGCGACTACCCCGACTACCAGCAGTGGATGGGCTTCAACGACTCCATCCGCTCCTGCTGTCTCATCCCCCAA ACAAGCTCCCACAGGCTGCGGCTGTATGAGAGAGAGGATCACAAAGGCCTCATGGTGGAGCTGAGCGAGGACTGCTCCTGTATCCAGGACCGCTTCCACCTGAATGAGGTCCGCTCCCTCCACGTGCTGGAGGGCTGCTGGGTCCTCTATGAGATGCCCAACTACTGCGGCCGGCAGTACCTACTGCGACCCCAAGAGTACAGGCGCTACCACGACTGGGGGGCCATGGATGCTAAGGCCGGCTCTTTGCGGAGGGTGGTGGATTTATACTAA
- the LOC136125326 gene encoding gamma-crystallin B isoform X1, which yields MGKITFYEDRGFQGRCYECSSDCPNLQPYFSRCNSIRVDSGCWMLYERPNYQGHQYFLRRGDYPDYQQWMGFNDSVRSCRLIPTVSHSGTFRMRIYERDDFRGQMSEITDDCLSLQDRFHLNEIHSLNVLEGSWVLYELPNYRGRQYLLRPGEYRRYLDWGAMNAKAGSLRRVTDFY from the exons ATGGGAAAG ATCACCTTCTACGAGGACCGGGGCTTCCAGGGCCGCTGCTACGAGTGCAGCAGCGACTGCCCCAACCTGCAGCCCTACTTCAGCCGCTGCAACTCCATCCGGGTGGACAGCGGCTGCTGGATGCTCTATGAGCGCCCCAACTACCAGGGCCACCAGTACTTCCTGCGGCGCGGCGACTACCCCGACTACCAGCAGTGGATGGGCTTCAACGACTCCGTCCGCTCCTGCCGCCTCATCCCCACAGTGAGT CACTCCGGCACTTTCAGAATGAGAATCTATGAGAGAGATGACTTCAGAGGACAAATGTCAGAGATCACAGACGATTGTCTCTCTCTTCAGGACCGCTTCCACCTCAATGAGATCCACTCCCTCAATGTGCTGGAGGGCTCCTGGGTCCTTTACGAGCTGCCCAACTACAGGGGAAGGCAGTACCTCCTGAGGCCAGGGGAGTACAGGAGATATCTTGACTGGGGGGCGATGAATGCCAAAGCTGGTTCTCTAAGACGGGTGACagatttttactga
- the LOC136125476 gene encoding gamma-crystallin C isoform X1 — protein sequence MGKITFYEDRGFQGRCYECSSDCPNLQPYFSRCNSIRVDSGCWMLYERPNYQGHQYFLRRGDYPDYQQWMGFNDSIRSCCLIPQQTSSHRLRLYEREDHKGLMVELSEDCSCIQDRFHLNEVRSLHVLEGCWVLYEMPNYCGRQYLLRPQEYRRYHDWGAMDAKAGSLRRVVDLY from the exons ATGGGGAAG ATCACCTTCTACGAGGACCGGGGCTTCCAGGGCCGCTGCTACGAGTGCAGCAGCGACTGCCCCAACCTGCAGCCCTACTTCAGCCGCTGCAACTCCATCCGGGTGGACAGCGGCTGCTGGATGCTCTATGAGCGCCCCAACTACCAGGGCCACCAGTACTTCCTGCGGCGAGGCGACTACCCCGACTACCAGCAGTGGATGGGCTTCAACGACTCCATCCGCTCCTGCTGTCTCATCCCCCAA CAGACAAGCTCCCACAGGCTGCGGCTGTATGAGAGAGAGGATCACAAAGGCCTCATGGTGGAGCTGAGCGAGGACTGCTCCTGTATCCAGGACCGCTTCCACCTGAATGAGGTCCGCTCCCTCCACGTGCTGGAGGGCTGCTGGGTCCTCTATGAGATGCCCAACTACTGCGGCCGGCAGTACCTACTGCGACCCCAAGAGTACAGGCGCTACCACGACTGGGGGGCCATGGATGCTAAGGCCGGCTCTTTGCGGAGGGTGGTGGATTTATACTAA
- the LOC136125326 gene encoding gamma-crystallin B isoform X3 — protein MGKITFYEDRGFQGRCYECSSDCPNLQPYFSRCNSIRVDSGCWMLYERPNYQGHQYFLRRGDYPDYQQWMGFNDSVRSCRLIPTVSSHRMRIYERDDFRGQMSEITDDCLSLQDRFHLNEIHSLNVLEGSWVLYELPNYRGRQYLLRPGEYRRYLDWGAMNAKAGSLRRVTDFY, from the exons ATGGGAAAG ATCACCTTCTACGAGGACCGGGGCTTCCAGGGCCGCTGCTACGAGTGCAGCAGCGACTGCCCCAACCTGCAGCCCTACTTCAGCCGCTGCAACTCCATCCGGGTGGACAGCGGCTGCTGGATGCTCTATGAGCGCCCCAACTACCAGGGCCACCAGTACTTCCTGCGGCGCGGCGACTACCCCGACTACCAGCAGTGGATGGGCTTCAACGACTCCGTCCGCTCCTGCCGCCTCATCCCCACAGTGAGT TCACATAG AATGAGAATCTATGAGAGAGATGACTTCAGAGGACAAATGTCAGAGATCACAGACGATTGTCTCTCTCTTCAGGACCGCTTCCACCTCAATGAGATCCACTCCCTCAATGTGCTGGAGGGCTCCTGGGTCCTTTACGAGCTGCCCAACTACAGGGGAAGGCAGTACCTCCTGAGGCCAGGGGAGTACAGGAGATATCTTGACTGGGGGGCGATGAATGCCAAAGCTGGTTCTCTAAGACGGGTGACagatttttactga